In Bacillus toyonensis BCT-7112, a single window of DNA contains:
- a CDS encoding class I SAM-dependent methyltransferase — protein sequence MKYEQFALLYDELMNDVPYDKWVEFTEESLQHAGMKEAKILDVACGTGNVTLPLMRKGYDLTGVDLSEEMLTVAQQKLGGEGYFLPFYQQDMRELDVPGEFDCVTIFCDSLNYVLQEDGVQETFRRVFHHLRQDGLFLFDVHSLYKIHHVFQNETYTVNGEEISLIWNCFPGEESNSVEHDLTFFVQDPEEDVYHRFDECHVQRAYSVEELTKWLEEAGFTVLRVTGDFERIEVTEQTERIFFMAKKNG from the coding sequence ATGAAATACGAACAATTTGCATTACTGTATGACGAACTGATGAATGATGTCCCGTATGATAAATGGGTAGAGTTCACAGAGGAAAGTTTGCAGCATGCGGGCATGAAAGAGGCAAAAATTCTTGATGTAGCATGTGGAACTGGTAACGTAACACTACCGCTTATGCGAAAAGGTTATGATTTAACTGGTGTAGATCTTTCAGAAGAAATGTTAACTGTCGCACAGCAGAAATTAGGAGGAGAAGGTTATTTTCTTCCTTTTTACCAACAAGATATGAGAGAACTTGATGTTCCTGGTGAATTTGATTGTGTAACAATCTTTTGTGATTCGTTAAACTATGTATTGCAAGAAGATGGAGTGCAAGAAACGTTTAGAAGAGTCTTCCATCATTTACGTCAAGATGGCTTGTTTTTATTCGACGTACACTCTTTATATAAAATACATCACGTATTTCAAAATGAAACATATACAGTGAATGGCGAGGAAATATCACTTATTTGGAACTGTTTCCCTGGAGAAGAATCCAATAGTGTGGAACATGATTTGACATTCTTTGTACAAGATCCAGAAGAAGATGTATATCATCGTTTTGATGAATGTCACGTGCAACGAGCATATTCGGTTGAAGAATTAACGAAATGGCTTGAAGAGGCTGGATTTACAGTGCTTCGCGTCACAGGAGACTTTGAACGAATTGAAGTGACAGAACAAACAGAGCGCATCTTTTTTATGGCGAAGAAGAATGGATAA
- the yqeH gene encoding ribosome biogenesis GTPase YqeH yields MTETIKCIGCGVEIQTENKNEVGYAPASSLEKEQVICQRCFRLKHYNEIQDVSLTDDDFLRILNGIGRSDALVVKIVDIFDFNGSWLPGLHRFVGNNKVLLVGNKVDLIPKSVKHDKVKHWMRYSAKQLGLKPEDVFLISAAKGQGIAELADAIEYYRDGKDVYVVGCTNVGKSTFINRMIKEFSDETENVITTSHFPGTTLDLIDIPLDEESSLYDTPGIINHHQMAHYVGKESLKLITPTKEIKPMVFQLNEEQTLFFSGLARFDYVSGGRRAFTCHFSNRLTIHRTKLEKADELYKNHAGDLLSPPTPEELENMPELVKYEFNIREPKTDVVFSGLGWVTVNESGAKIVAHVPKGVSVSLRKSLI; encoded by the coding sequence TTGACTGAAACAATTAAATGTATTGGTTGCGGTGTAGAAATTCAAACAGAAAATAAAAATGAAGTTGGGTATGCGCCTGCCTCATCTTTAGAAAAAGAGCAAGTGATTTGTCAACGCTGTTTTCGCTTGAAACATTACAATGAAATTCAAGATGTATCGCTAACAGATGATGACTTCCTACGCATTCTAAATGGAATTGGAAGGTCAGATGCATTAGTAGTCAAGATTGTAGATATTTTTGATTTTAATGGTAGCTGGTTACCTGGCTTACATCGTTTTGTAGGAAATAATAAAGTATTACTTGTAGGAAATAAGGTGGATTTAATTCCTAAGTCAGTAAAACATGATAAAGTAAAGCATTGGATGCGCTATAGTGCAAAGCAGTTAGGATTAAAGCCAGAGGATGTCTTTTTAATTAGTGCAGCGAAGGGACAAGGGATTGCTGAATTAGCGGATGCTATTGAGTATTATCGCGACGGCAAAGATGTTTACGTTGTTGGATGTACGAATGTAGGAAAATCTACATTTATTAATCGTATGATTAAAGAATTTAGTGATGAGACTGAAAATGTAATTACAACATCTCATTTCCCAGGAACAACACTTGACTTAATTGATATTCCATTAGACGAAGAATCTTCTTTATATGATACGCCAGGTATTATTAACCACCATCAAATGGCTCATTATGTTGGAAAGGAAAGCTTAAAGCTTATTACACCAACAAAAGAAATTAAGCCGATGGTATTCCAATTAAATGAGGAACAAACATTATTCTTTAGTGGATTGGCACGCTTTGATTATGTAAGTGGTGGTCGTCGTGCGTTTACTTGTCACTTCTCAAATCGTTTAACAATTCATCGTACAAAGCTTGAGAAAGCAGATGAATTGTATAAAAATCATGCCGGAGATTTACTAAGCCCGCCAACACCAGAAGAATTAGAAAATATGCCTGAGCTGGTGAAATACGAGTTTAATATTCGTGAACCGAAAACGGACGTTGTATTCTCTGGATTAGGATGGGTTACTGTAAACGAATCAGGAGCAAAAATTGTTGCTCACGTACCAAAAGGAGTAAGTGTTTCATTGCGTAAATCTTTAATTTAA
- the yhbY gene encoding ribosome assembly RNA-binding protein YhbY: MLTGKQKRFLRAQAHHLTPIFQVGKGGVNENMVKQIGEALEVRELFKVSVLQNCEFDRREVAEELAQGARAEIVQVIGSTIVLYKESRENKQIKLPR; the protein is encoded by the coding sequence ATGTTAACAGGAAAACAAAAAAGATTTTTACGTGCACAGGCACATCATTTAACACCAATTTTTCAGGTTGGAAAAGGCGGCGTAAATGAAAATATGGTGAAACAAATTGGAGAAGCATTAGAGGTTCGTGAATTATTTAAAGTGAGCGTGCTACAAAATTGTGAATTCGATCGTCGTGAAGTTGCAGAAGAACTTGCACAAGGTGCACGTGCTGAAATCGTTCAAGTAATTGGAAGCACAATTGTTTTATATAAAGAATCAAGAGAAAATAAACAAATTAAGCTTCCTCGATAA
- the rsfS gene encoding ribosome silencing factor, protein MKDKDLLVLAAKAADDKRAEDMVVLNMQGISPIADYFIICHGNSDKQVQAIAREIKAKAHEFEINVQRMEGFDEARWVLVDLGDVVAHVFHKDERDHYNLERLWGDVPREDITEELDQ, encoded by the coding sequence ATGAAAGATAAAGATTTATTAGTATTAGCAGCAAAAGCAGCTGATGATAAGAGAGCAGAAGATATGGTTGTACTAAATATGCAAGGGATTTCACCAATTGCAGACTATTTCATTATTTGTCACGGAAACTCTGATAAACAGGTGCAAGCAATTGCGCGTGAAATTAAAGCGAAGGCGCATGAATTCGAAATTAATGTACAACGTATGGAAGGTTTTGATGAGGCTCGTTGGGTATTAGTAGACCTTGGTGATGTGGTTGCTCATGTATTCCATAAAGATGAGCGTGATCACTACAATTTAGAGCGTCTATGGGGCGATGTACCACGTGAAGATATTACTGAAGAGTTAGATCAATGA
- the aroE gene encoding shikimate dehydrogenase yields MKQLYGVIGNPIGHSLSPVMHNDAFEHLNMDAHYHAFLVEEGLGEAVRGLKALGISGFNVTTPHKVAIMDYLDEIDPLARQIGAVNTVVHKDGKLIGYNTDGIGFVRALQSISSEPLQEKRILLLGAGGASRAIYFSLADVGVKEIDVANRTVDKAKELIAACAADVHSVALSLEKATEEQGNYDIIIQTTTRGMHPHVEHTPLQICSLKEATIVSDIIYNPFETKILCEAKEQGAIIQNGIDMFVYQGALAFEMWTGRVPNIDRMKQLVMRKLGG; encoded by the coding sequence ATGAAACAATTATATGGTGTAATCGGAAATCCAATTGGACATTCATTATCGCCCGTTATGCATAACGATGCATTTGAACACTTGAATATGGATGCCCATTATCATGCGTTTCTTGTAGAAGAAGGGCTAGGGGAAGCAGTAAGAGGTTTAAAAGCGTTAGGTATTTCAGGATTTAATGTAACAACTCCGCACAAAGTTGCTATTATGGATTATTTGGATGAGATTGACCCACTAGCAAGGCAAATTGGTGCAGTAAATACAGTGGTTCATAAGGATGGAAAATTAATTGGCTACAATACAGATGGAATCGGTTTTGTCCGAGCCTTACAGTCAATTAGTAGTGAACCACTTCAAGAGAAACGTATTTTATTACTTGGCGCTGGTGGTGCTAGCCGAGCTATTTATTTTTCTCTTGCTGATGTAGGTGTGAAAGAAATTGATGTAGCAAATCGTACAGTCGATAAGGCGAAAGAACTTATTGCTGCATGTGCGGCTGATGTTCATTCTGTTGCTTTATCGTTAGAAAAAGCGACAGAAGAACAAGGGAATTATGATATTATCATTCAGACGACAACAAGAGGTATGCATCCGCATGTCGAACATACGCCATTACAAATTTGTTCGTTAAAAGAAGCAACAATTGTATCAGATATAATTTATAATCCATTTGAAACGAAAATTTTATGTGAGGCAAAAGAGCAAGGTGCAATCATTCAAAATGGTATTGATATGTTTGTTTATCAAGGGGCACTTGCATTTGAAATGTGGACAGGACGCGTGCCAAATATTGATAGAATGAAACAATTAGTAATGAGAAAGCTTGGAGGCTAA
- the yqeK gene encoding bis(5'-nucleosyl)-tetraphosphatase (symmetrical) YqeK yields MNREEALHIVKQQMHEKRYVHTIGVMETAIELARLYDVDEKKAETAAIFHDYAKCRAISEMEEIIKREGLPKDLLHYNKELWHAPVGAYLVEKEVGITDSEILQAITYHTSGHEKMTMLDKVIYVADYIEPGRKFPGVEEARKLAYKDINQALLFALKRTIQFLMEKDQTIYPLTFQTYNAVIKEEIIK; encoded by the coding sequence ATGAATCGTGAGGAAGCACTTCATATTGTGAAACAACAAATGCATGAAAAGCGTTATGTACACACAATAGGTGTAATGGAAACAGCGATTGAACTGGCTCGTTTATATGATGTAGATGAGAAAAAGGCAGAAACAGCTGCTATCTTTCATGATTATGCAAAATGTAGAGCGATTTCAGAAATGGAAGAGATTATTAAGAGGGAAGGTTTGCCGAAGGATCTACTTCACTATAACAAAGAGTTATGGCATGCACCTGTTGGGGCATACTTAGTAGAAAAAGAAGTAGGCATTACGGATTCTGAAATTTTGCAAGCTATTACATACCATACAAGTGGTCATGAGAAAATGACGATGTTAGATAAAGTGATTTATGTAGCAGATTACATTGAGCCGGGGCGTAAGTTTCCTGGTGTAGAAGAAGCGAGAAAACTCGCATATAAAGATATAAATCAAGCGTTACTGTTTGCTTTAAAGCGAACAATTCAATTTTTAATGGAAAAAGATCAAACGATTTATCCATTAACATTCCAAACATACAATGCAGTTATCAAGGAGGAAATTATTAAATGA
- a CDS encoding nicotinate-nucleotide adenylyltransferase, with translation MRKIGIIGGTFDPPHYGHLLIANEVYHALDLEEVWFLPNQIPPHKQGRNITSVESRLKMLELATEEEAYFSICLEELNREGPSYTYDTMLQLTEKYPDVQFHFIIGGDMVEYLPKWYNIEKLLTLVTFVGVTRPGYTLHTPYNIVKVEIPEFAVSSSLLRERYMEKKTCKYLLPEKVQVYIERNGLYES, from the coding sequence TTGAGGAAAATTGGCATCATTGGCGGTACATTTGATCCGCCTCATTATGGGCATTTGCTAATTGCAAATGAAGTATATCACGCTTTGGACTTGGAAGAAGTATGGTTCCTGCCAAATCAAATTCCGCCACATAAACAAGGGCGGAATATTACAAGTGTAGAAAGTCGTTTAAAGATGTTAGAGCTTGCGACTGAGGAAGAAGCATACTTTTCAATTTGTTTAGAAGAGCTAAACAGAGAAGGCCCATCTTATACGTATGACACTATGTTACAATTAACGGAAAAGTATCCGGATGTGCAGTTCCACTTTATTATTGGTGGAGATATGGTTGAGTATTTGCCAAAGTGGTATAACATTGAAAAGTTACTTACACTTGTAACTTTCGTTGGAGTTACGAGACCAGGTTATACATTGCATACGCCTTATAATATTGTAAAAGTGGAAATTCCAGAGTTTGCAGTTTCTTCTTCTTTGTTACGTGAGAGGTATATGGAGAAGAAAACGTGCAAATATTTACTTCCGGAAAAAGTACAGGTATATATCGAGAGGAATGGGTTGTATGAATCGTGA